One genomic region from Proteus vulgaris encodes:
- the lptD gene encoding LPS assembly protein LptD, with protein MKKSYPTLLATLVWATIYGQPAYADLASQCLLGVPVYNKPLVQGDPNSLPVTITANDMQGEYPRMVKYKGNVDIKQGNQTLSADSVELTQTEGETPLRMVTATGNVSYDDPQIILKGPRAWSNLNNKDTDIEQGDYQMVGRQGRGYADKMQMRGENRYTIMDKGMFTSCLPGDSSWSVVGSEVILDREEQVAEIWNARFRVANVPIFYSPYLQLPIGDKRRSGFLIPNGSYSRSSGFDFLLPYYWNIAPNYDATISTNYISRRGLKLDNEFRYLTTPGRGTIAVDWINHDSQYNKDKDENKAGYLPRDTANRWLFYWGHSGVMNNVWRFNIDYTKVSDNKYFTDFTSQYGNTTDGYATQKFSTGYAQQNWNATLTTKQFQVFSDNKDARAYRAEPQLDFNYYKNDVGPFDFRTYAQFVRFTSVGDNTPEANRFHIEPTISLPASTGWASFNNELKLMATHYDQDIPDAYKKKYANQKLDDSVNRVLPQFKSDMKVVFERQYQTNDITQTLEPRVQYLYVPYKDQSNINNFDSALLQSNYGGLFRDRMYGGLDRIASANQLTTGVTSRFYDSELVERFNVSVGQIYFFERPRTGPSSIGNEIINSTDETGSMVWAGDAYWRITDTVGMRGGLQYDRRLGSVSMGDAVMEYRADSDHLLQLSYRYVDRDYIQATRVRPYDGGINKLPEYQKGISQVGVVGSWPLAERWGLVGAYYFDTKESEPVSQMVGLQYNTCCWAVNVGYERKIVGWKVDHSDIDNKWSVNVELRGLSNNHSLGSQKMLERGILPYQRAF; from the coding sequence ATGAAAAAAAGTTATCCCACACTGCTGGCCACCCTAGTTTGGGCCACAATATACGGTCAGCCTGCTTATGCTGATCTTGCCTCCCAATGTTTACTGGGAGTTCCTGTTTATAACAAACCATTAGTACAGGGCGATCCTAACAGCTTGCCTGTCACCATTACCGCAAATGATATGCAAGGTGAATATCCTCGCATGGTCAAATATAAAGGTAATGTTGATATTAAACAGGGAAACCAAACCTTAAGTGCCGACAGTGTTGAACTGACACAAACTGAAGGAGAAACGCCATTAAGAATGGTCACAGCAACGGGAAATGTGTCTTATGATGATCCTCAAATCATCTTAAAAGGCCCTCGTGCTTGGTCTAACCTTAATAATAAAGATACGGACATCGAACAAGGTGATTACCAAATGGTTGGCCGCCAAGGCCGTGGTTACGCTGATAAAATGCAAATGCGTGGCGAAAACCGCTATACCATTATGGATAAAGGCATGTTCACGTCTTGTTTACCGGGAGATAGTAGCTGGAGCGTTGTCGGCTCAGAGGTTATTTTAGACCGTGAAGAACAAGTCGCTGAAATCTGGAATGCACGTTTTCGTGTAGCCAATGTGCCTATCTTTTATAGCCCTTATCTTCAATTACCGATTGGTGATAAACGCCGCTCGGGTTTCTTAATTCCTAACGGAAGCTATTCCCGTAGTTCAGGCTTTGATTTCTTACTGCCTTATTACTGGAATATCGCCCCTAATTATGATGCGACCATCAGTACCAACTATATCAGTCGTCGTGGTTTAAAATTAGATAACGAATTCCGTTATTTAACCACTCCGGGACGAGGTACGATTGCTGTTGATTGGATTAATCACGATAGCCAATACAATAAAGATAAAGACGAAAATAAAGCGGGCTATCTTCCTCGTGATACAGCAAATCGCTGGTTATTCTACTGGGGACACAGTGGAGTCATGAATAATGTGTGGCGATTTAATATCGACTACACAAAAGTAAGTGATAACAAATACTTCACTGATTTTACCTCTCAATATGGTAACACTACAGATGGTTATGCAACTCAGAAATTTAGTACGGGTTATGCACAACAGAACTGGAATGCCACATTAACCACTAAACAGTTCCAAGTCTTCTCTGACAATAAAGATGCAAGAGCTTATCGTGCAGAGCCACAACTTGATTTCAATTATTACAAGAATGATGTAGGGCCGTTTGATTTCCGTACTTACGCTCAATTTGTTCGCTTTACCAGTGTCGGAGATAACACGCCTGAAGCAAATCGTTTCCATATTGAGCCAACGATTTCACTCCCTGCATCTACGGGTTGGGCAAGCTTTAATAATGAATTAAAGCTAATGGCAACTCATTACGATCAAGATATTCCTGACGCTTATAAGAAAAAGTACGCTAACCAGAAATTAGATGACAGTGTTAATCGTGTACTGCCTCAGTTTAAATCTGATATGAAAGTGGTTTTTGAGCGTCAATACCAAACAAACGATATTACGCAAACCCTTGAACCGCGAGTGCAGTATCTTTATGTTCCTTATAAAGATCAGTCAAATATCAATAACTTTGACTCTGCATTATTACAATCAAACTATGGCGGACTTTTCCGCGATAGAATGTATGGTGGTTTAGACCGCATTGCTTCTGCAAACCAATTAACCACTGGTGTAACTTCGCGTTTTTATGATAGCGAATTAGTTGAACGTTTTAACGTTTCTGTAGGTCAAATCTACTTCTTTGAGCGTCCAAGAACAGGCCCATCTTCTATTGGTAACGAAATTATCAATAGCACAGATGAAACAGGTTCAATGGTATGGGCGGGTGATGCCTACTGGCGGATCACGGATACTGTGGGTATGCGTGGTGGTTTACAATATGACCGTCGCTTAGGTAGCGTCTCAATGGGCGATGCCGTTATGGAATATCGCGCAGATAGCGATCACCTTCTACAGTTAAGCTATCGTTATGTTGATCGTGACTATATCCAAGCAACGCGTGTTCGCCCTTACGATGGTGGTATTAATAAACTTCCTGAATACCAAAAAGGTATTTCACAAGTCGGTGTTGTAGGAAGTTGGCCATTAGCAGAGCGTTGGGGACTTGTCGGTGCTTATTACTTTGATACCAAAGAATCAGAACCTGTTAGCCAAATGGTTGGTCTACAATACAATACCTGTTGCTGGGCTGTGAATGTGGGTTATGAACGAAAAATTGTTGGCTGGAAAGTTGACCACAGCGATATTGATAATAAATGGTCTGTCAATGTGGAACTCAGAGGCCTAAGTAACAATCATAGTTTGGGTAGCCAGAAAATGCTTGAACGCGGTATCTTACCTTATCAAAGAGCATTCTGA
- the rapA gene encoding RNA polymerase-associated protein RapA, producing MPFTLGQRWISDTESELGLGTVVAVDARMVTLLFPACGENRLYSRHDAPITRVMFNAGDTVTSHEGWKLAIDNVVEDNGLLIYHGVRLDTEEPAQLREVFLDNKLTFNKPQDRLFAGQIDRMDRFALRYRARKFMSEQFKQAQSGLRGIRASLIPHQLYIANEVGKRHNPRVLLADEVGLGKTIEAGMIIHQQLMDGRAERVLIIVPESLQHQWLVEMLRRFNLRFSLFDDSRYSESLLDSDNPFETEQMIICSLDFVRKNKQRFEHLVEATWDMLVVDEAHHLVWSEDAPSREYQVIEELAESIPSVLLLTATPEQLGQESHFARLRLLDPSRFHDYNEFINEQQKYRPVADAVTILLSEDDLNTEQQNIISEMISEQDVEPLLKAANTQGEERTKSRQELIHMLMDRHGTGRLLFRNTRSGVKGFPNRLLHAIKMPLPTQYQTAIKVAEIMAAKKSLEVRAKEMLYPERIYQEFEGENATWWNFDPRVEWLLGFLTANRNEKVLVICAQAATALQLEQVLREREGIRAAVFHEGMSLLERDRAAAYFASEEEGAQVLLCSEIGSEGRNFQFANQLVMFDLPFNPDLLEQRIGRLDRIGQNRDIDISIPYLEGTAQSVLLRWYHEGLDAFEHTCPTGRTIYDSKYDALVNYLAQPNELADFDEFIVACRKQHDEMKLKLEQGRDRLLEMHSNGGEVGVELAGEIAAQDNDPELVNFALNLFDIVGINQEDRSDSLIILTPSDHMLVPDFPGLPQDGCTITFDREQALSREDTQFISWEHPIIRNGLDLILSGDTGSCAVSLLKNKALPVGTLLVELIYVVEAQAPKHLHLSRFLPATPVRLLLDLKGNNLASQVEFESFNRQLNAVNRHTSSKLVNAVQSEVHHVLKASEPLMEVEAKGLIQKAKEEADRVLTHELSRLEALRAVNPNIRDDEVEAIENERTHILNHLDEATWRLDSIRLIVVTHQ from the coding sequence ATGCCTTTTACTCTTGGTCAACGTTGGATTAGCGATACTGAAAGCGAGCTTGGACTGGGTACTGTTGTGGCAGTTGATGCCCGTATGGTCACCTTACTTTTTCCTGCCTGTGGCGAAAACCGCCTTTACTCCCGTCATGATGCACCAATAACGCGGGTGATGTTCAATGCAGGAGATACCGTCACCAGTCACGAAGGCTGGAAGCTCGCCATCGATAACGTTGTAGAAGATAACGGCCTACTTATCTACCATGGTGTACGTTTAGACACTGAAGAGCCTGCACAATTACGTGAAGTATTCTTAGATAACAAACTCACTTTTAATAAGCCGCAAGACCGCCTCTTTGCAGGTCAAATCGACCGCATGGATCGCTTTGCATTACGCTACCGCGCACGTAAGTTTATGAGCGAGCAGTTTAAGCAAGCACAAAGTGGTTTACGTGGTATTCGTGCAAGTCTTATCCCTCATCAGCTTTATATCGCCAATGAAGTGGGTAAACGTCATAATCCCCGCGTATTATTAGCTGATGAAGTTGGTTTAGGTAAAACAATTGAAGCAGGTATGATCATCCACCAGCAATTAATGGATGGTCGTGCTGAGCGGGTGTTGATTATTGTACCTGAAAGCTTACAACATCAGTGGTTAGTTGAAATGTTACGCCGTTTCAATCTACGTTTTTCACTGTTTGATGATAGCCGTTATAGCGAATCTTTATTAGATAGCGATAATCCATTTGAAACAGAACAGATGATCATTTGTTCTTTAGATTTTGTGCGTAAAAACAAGCAACGTTTTGAACACTTAGTTGAAGCAACATGGGATATGTTAGTTGTCGATGAAGCTCATCACCTTGTTTGGAGCGAAGATGCACCAAGCCGTGAATATCAAGTAATTGAAGAGTTAGCTGAATCTATTCCTTCTGTATTGCTATTAACTGCAACCCCAGAGCAGTTAGGTCAAGAAAGTCACTTCGCACGTTTACGTCTGCTTGATCCAAGTCGTTTCCATGACTACAACGAATTTATTAATGAGCAACAAAAATATCGCCCTGTTGCCGATGCCGTTACTATTTTGCTATCAGAAGATGATTTAAATACCGAACAACAAAATATCATCAGTGAAATGATCAGCGAGCAAGATGTTGAGCCATTACTGAAAGCAGCAAATACACAAGGCGAAGAACGTACTAAATCTCGCCAAGAACTTATCCATATGTTAATGGACAGGCACGGAACGGGTCGTTTGTTATTCCGTAACACACGTTCTGGTGTTAAAGGTTTCCCTAATCGTTTACTTCATGCGATCAAAATGCCACTGCCAACGCAATATCAAACTGCGATTAAAGTGGCTGAGATTATGGCAGCCAAAAAGAGCCTCGAAGTTCGTGCAAAAGAGATGCTCTATCCTGAACGTATTTACCAAGAATTTGAAGGTGAAAACGCAACATGGTGGAACTTCGACCCGCGTGTTGAATGGTTACTGGGTTTCTTAACTGCAAATCGCAATGAAAAAGTACTGGTAATTTGTGCTCAAGCAGCAACCGCGTTGCAATTAGAGCAAGTTTTACGTGAGCGTGAAGGTATTCGTGCGGCAGTCTTCCACGAAGGTATGTCATTACTTGAACGCGATCGTGCTGCTGCTTATTTCGCTTCTGAAGAAGAAGGCGCACAAGTGCTGCTATGTTCAGAAATCGGCTCTGAAGGACGTAACTTCCAGTTTGCTAATCAACTAGTTATGTTTGATTTGCCATTTAACCCTGATTTACTCGAACAACGTATTGGTCGTCTCGATCGTATTGGTCAAAATCGCGACATTGATATTAGCATTCCTTATCTTGAAGGGACTGCCCAATCCGTATTATTACGCTGGTATCATGAAGGCTTAGATGCCTTTGAGCATACTTGCCCAACCGGTCGTACTATTTATGACAGCAAATATGATGCTCTCGTTAATTACCTTGCACAGCCTAATGAGTTAGCTGATTTTGATGAGTTTATTGTCGCTTGTCGTAAACAACATGATGAAATGAAGCTCAAACTTGAGCAAGGTCGTGACCGCCTATTAGAAATGCACTCTAACGGTGGTGAAGTCGGTGTTGAGTTAGCGGGTGAAATTGCAGCTCAAGATAACGATCCTGAATTAGTGAACTTTGCACTGAATTTGTTTGATATCGTCGGTATTAATCAAGAAGATCGTAGTGATAGCTTAATTATTTTAACGCCATCTGATCATATGTTAGTGCCCGATTTCCCAGGATTGCCGCAAGATGGTTGCACTATCACCTTTGATAGAGAGCAAGCACTATCTCGTGAAGATACCCAATTTATCAGTTGGGAACACCCCATTATCCGTAATGGCCTAGATTTAATTTTATCTGGCGATACAGGAAGTTGTGCCGTTTCTTTATTGAAAAATAAAGCATTGCCAGTGGGAACGCTGTTAGTTGAACTGATTTATGTCGTAGAAGCGCAAGCGCCTAAACATCTTCATTTAAGCCGTTTCTTACCTGCAACACCGGTTCGCTTATTACTTGATCTGAAAGGTAATAACCTTGCATCTCAAGTTGAGTTTGAAAGCTTTAACCGCCAATTAAATGCCGTTAATCGTCATACTTCGAGCAAATTGGTTAATGCAGTACAAAGTGAAGTCCACCATGTACTTAAAGCCTCTGAACCTTTAATGGAAGTCGAAGCAAAAGGACTTATCCAAAAAGCAAAAGAAGAAGCAGATCGCGTACTGACTCATGAATTATCACGCTTAGAAGCTTTACGTGCGGTAAACCCAAATATTCGTGATGATGAAGTTGAAGCAATTGAAAATGAACGAACTCATATTCTTAATCATTTAGATGAAGCAACGTGGCGTTTAGACTCAATTCGCTTAATTGTCGTTACCCACCAATAA
- the surA gene encoding peptidylprolyl isomerase SurA, whose protein sequence is MKNWKTLFIGLMITVGAATSSTTFAAQELNRVSAIVNNGVVLESDVNRMLQTVKMNAKSAGQEMPDEQVLRQQILERLVMDNIILQMAQQMQIDIPDAAVESTIQGIAAENNISLDQMKKRLAADGISYNDYRQDIRKEMMLAEVRNNEVRRRITILPQEVDSLAKQIEGQASQSIDLNLSHILIPLSENPAPAEMEKAKQVITRIMNQLKNGADFGKLAATYSADPQALNGGNMGWASIDELPTLFAKELANAQKGQIVGPLHSGVGLHIIKVNDIRGGTNTLSVTEVKSRHILLKSSPIMNDEQAYAKLQQISADIRSGKMTFADAAKEYSEDPGSALRGGELGWSMPDVYDPAFRDALMRLNKNELSQPVRSNFGWHLIELEDTRSVDKTDAANKEQAYRLLFNRKFNEEVQNWMQELRVGAYVKIMNENNAN, encoded by the coding sequence ATGAAAAATTGGAAAACGCTGTTTATCGGCTTAATGATCACGGTCGGTGCAGCTACCAGCTCAACAACATTTGCTGCACAAGAATTAAACCGTGTATCGGCTATCGTCAATAACGGTGTCGTTCTAGAAAGTGACGTCAATAGAATGTTACAGACGGTCAAAATGAACGCGAAAAGCGCGGGTCAAGAAATGCCTGATGAGCAAGTTCTTCGCCAACAAATTCTAGAGCGTTTGGTCATGGATAACATCATTTTGCAAATGGCACAGCAAATGCAAATTGATATTCCTGATGCTGCGGTAGAATCTACCATTCAAGGTATTGCTGCTGAAAATAACATTTCACTTGATCAAATGAAAAAGCGCCTCGCAGCCGATGGTATTTCTTACAACGATTATCGCCAAGATATTCGTAAAGAGATGATGTTAGCAGAAGTTCGTAACAATGAAGTGCGTCGTCGTATTACTATTTTACCTCAAGAAGTTGATTCTCTTGCTAAGCAAATCGAAGGCCAAGCAAGTCAAAGTATTGATCTAAACCTGAGCCATATCTTAATTCCATTATCAGAAAACCCTGCACCAGCAGAAATGGAAAAAGCGAAACAAGTCATTACTCGCATTATGAATCAGCTTAAAAATGGTGCAGATTTCGGTAAATTAGCTGCAACTTATTCTGCTGATCCACAAGCTTTAAATGGCGGTAATATGGGTTGGGCATCTATTGATGAATTACCAACTCTGTTTGCTAAAGAATTAGCAAATGCGCAAAAAGGCCAAATCGTAGGACCTCTTCACTCTGGTGTTGGCTTACACATTATCAAAGTAAACGATATTCGTGGTGGAACTAATACCCTTTCTGTTACAGAAGTTAAAAGCCGTCATATTCTGCTAAAAAGCTCACCAATCATGAATGATGAGCAAGCCTATGCCAAGTTACAGCAGATCTCTGCCGATATTCGCAGTGGTAAAATGACCTTTGCTGATGCAGCAAAAGAGTACTCTGAAGATCCAGGTTCAGCATTACGTGGCGGTGAGTTAGGATGGTCAATGCCTGATGTTTACGATCCGGCATTCCGTGATGCGTTAATGCGCTTAAATAAAAATGAATTAAGCCAACCTGTTCGCTCAAACTTTGGCTGGCATTTAATTGAATTAGAAGACACACGTAGTGTTGATAAAACAGATGCCGCAAATAAAGAACAAGCATACCGTTTACTCTTCAACCGTAAATTTAATGAAGAAGTACAAAACTGGATGCAAGAGCTACGAGTTGGGGCTTATGTGAAAATAATGAACGAGAATAATGCAAACTAA
- the rluA gene encoding bifunctional tRNA pseudouridine(32) synthase/23S rRNA pseudouridine(746) synthase RluA produces MMEVYNPPTDPWLHVLYQDEHIIAVNKPSGLLSVPGKAPEHNDSIMSRIKAEFPNAECVHRLDMATSGVIVVALNKEAERELKRQFREREPKKTYIARVWGHVEKEEGLVDLPLICDWPNRPKQKVCHETGKAAQTFYEVLEYEENATRVKLSPITGRSHQLRVHMLALGHPILGDRFYAHPQARAMAPRLQLHAQELFITHPAFRSPIHFECLADF; encoded by the coding sequence ATGATGGAAGTGTATAACCCGCCGACTGATCCTTGGTTACATGTTTTATATCAAGATGAGCATATTATTGCCGTCAATAAACCCAGCGGATTATTGTCAGTACCGGGCAAAGCGCCAGAGCATAACGACAGTATTATGTCGCGTATTAAAGCAGAATTTCCTAATGCTGAGTGTGTGCATCGCCTTGATATGGCAACCAGTGGCGTTATCGTTGTTGCACTCAATAAAGAAGCAGAGCGCGAACTAAAGCGCCAGTTTCGCGAACGTGAGCCGAAAAAAACCTATATTGCTCGCGTTTGGGGACATGTCGAAAAAGAAGAAGGATTAGTTGATTTACCTTTGATTTGTGATTGGCCTAATCGACCAAAACAGAAAGTCTGTCATGAAACAGGGAAAGCGGCGCAAACTTTTTATGAAGTGTTGGAATATGAAGAGAATGCAACAAGAGTGAAACTCTCACCCATTACTGGGCGTTCACATCAATTGCGGGTACATATGCTAGCGTTGGGGCATCCTATTTTAGGGGATCGCTTTTATGCACACCCGCAGGCAAGAGCGATGGCACCTCGCCTGCAGTTACATGCTCAGGAATTATTTATTACGCATCCTGCTTTCCGATCCCCGATACATTTTGAATGCCTTGCCGATTTTTAG
- the djlA gene encoding co-chaperone DjlA, with protein sequence MRYWGKLLGLTIGSFAGIGFWGIVIGVFLGHLYDMQRSKLGSGGRYTRDRQAFFFAATFQVLGHLTKSKGRVTQTDISLANELMDRMNLHGVGRQAAQQAFREGKSPDFPLRATLQRVRQICVGRRDLLQMFLEIQLQAAFADGQLHPNERKMLFIIIDELGFSRAHFEHILAMMQAGQNFHYQSGQGYQPQPQGPTLSDACKVLGVDESDDVKTIKRAYRKLMGEHHPDKLVAKGLPPEMMEIAKQKAQSIQVAYDLIKKEKGFR encoded by the coding sequence ATGCGCTATTGGGGAAAATTATTAGGCCTTACCATTGGTAGTTTTGCAGGAATAGGCTTTTGGGGCATTGTTATTGGTGTTTTTCTCGGGCACCTCTATGACATGCAACGAAGTAAATTAGGAAGTGGTGGGCGCTATACGCGTGATAGACAAGCTTTTTTCTTTGCTGCAACCTTTCAAGTTTTAGGACACCTGACAAAATCAAAAGGGCGAGTGACTCAAACCGATATTTCTCTTGCCAACGAGTTGATGGATCGCATGAATTTGCACGGTGTGGGTCGCCAAGCTGCGCAACAAGCTTTTAGAGAAGGTAAATCACCTGATTTTCCCTTAAGAGCCACATTGCAACGCGTTCGACAAATTTGTGTGGGACGTCGCGACTTACTTCAGATGTTTCTGGAAATTCAATTACAAGCTGCTTTTGCGGATGGTCAACTGCATCCAAATGAAAGAAAAATGCTGTTTATCATTATCGATGAGTTAGGTTTTTCGCGTGCACATTTTGAACATATATTAGCAATGATGCAGGCTGGTCAGAATTTTCATTATCAAAGCGGACAGGGTTATCAGCCTCAACCTCAAGGCCCAACGCTCTCTGATGCGTGTAAGGTACTTGGTGTTGATGAGAGTGATGATGTTAAAACCATAAAGAGAGCTTATCGAAAATTAATGGGAGAACATCATCCGGATAAACTTGTTGCGAAAGGTTTACCGCCAGAAATGATGGAAATTGCAAAACAAAAAGCACAGTCTATACAAGTTGCTTACGATTTGATTAAAAAAGAAAAGGGATTTCGTTAA